In Bacteroidales bacterium, one genomic interval encodes:
- a CDS encoding PAS domain S-box protein, whose protein sequence is MNNPLQILILEDLISDADLLKYEISKNNIQYTHLVVETENDYKDAVLKFKPDIILSDYSLPTYNGMLALEYRNDVAPEIPFILVTGSLNEEIAVDIMKHGADDYVLKEHLTRIGTAIAGACEKHALIRKKNEAEELLRIVFMAIDQNPASIVITDTKGLIEYVNPKFTALTGYSFDELVGKKPGILRSGYTSESEYKNLWNTISSGKTWKGEFQNLKKNGDFYFESALISPIIDESGTVTHYVAVKEDISQNKLAEKKIKLLNEAIEQSPVSIVITDSEGKIEFVNRQFTVQTQYTLEEVSGKSPRIFNRGHIPDDEYDQMWNMLKAGERWQLEYNNRKKDGTFYWESLNISPLLDHQGKIANYILVTEDISAKIFMLQNLMESKEIAELNEKRYRSLFENLIEGFSLCKMIFEDDIPVDFVYLEVNHSFENLTGLKNVIGKRVSEVIPRIRESDSRLFEIYGRVVKTGKHERFEMYVESLKEWFSVSVYSPEKDYFVTVFDVITQRKNTEEILIHAKEKAEESDRLKTAFLHNISHEIRTPLNAIIGFSSLLANSDFQQEKKDEFMNIIDASNNQLLAIISGILSLSTLEAGQEKYIEQETNLNEIVATVFNQFNVGHNNPAVKLSYKTALLSRESVVLTDPVKLMQIMVNLVGNALKFTAQGEVQFGYEVNMDIIEFFVKDTGIGIPEEDHVRIFERFRQLDNSATRKFGGIGLGLALSKGYIELLGGSVTLESKPGNGSLFRFTIPFKPVKDFQVIDGVNENSDSELAAFQSKSILVVEDDFNSYLLIENFLESLTHNIIHAENGQVAVRLLEKRELPVLVLLDIMMPVMNGMDTIGIIKKHYPELPVIAVTAYANEEDLQEIKDAGFDDYVSKPIRRQVLMNKIRKYLE, encoded by the coding sequence ATGAATAATCCATTGCAAATATTAATCCTGGAAGATCTTATATCCGATGCTGATCTTCTTAAATATGAAATAAGCAAAAATAATATTCAGTATACCCATCTGGTTGTTGAAACGGAGAATGACTATAAGGATGCCGTTTTAAAGTTTAAACCCGATATCATTCTTTCGGATTACTCATTACCAACTTATAATGGTATGCTGGCGCTTGAATACCGGAACGATGTGGCTCCTGAAATACCTTTTATTCTGGTTACCGGTTCGCTGAATGAGGAAATTGCAGTTGACATTATGAAACATGGTGCAGATGACTATGTTTTAAAGGAACATCTTACCCGGATTGGTACCGCTATTGCAGGAGCCTGCGAAAAACATGCGCTGATCCGGAAGAAAAATGAAGCTGAAGAGCTGCTGCGCATCGTATTCATGGCTATTGACCAGAATCCGGCATCCATTGTTATAACCGACACGAAAGGATTAATAGAATATGTAAATCCAAAATTTACTGCACTTACAGGGTATTCCTTCGATGAACTGGTTGGAAAAAAACCGGGGATTCTGCGTTCAGGTTATACTTCTGAATCGGAATATAAAAACTTATGGAATACGATTTCATCTGGCAAAACATGGAAAGGAGAATTCCAGAATCTTAAAAAAAACGGCGATTTCTATTTTGAATCGGCGCTGATTTCTCCCATAATTGATGAATCCGGCACGGTGACACACTATGTTGCTGTCAAGGAAGATATTTCTCAGAATAAACTGGCCGAAAAGAAAATCAAGTTATTGAATGAAGCCATTGAGCAGAGTCCTGTATCAATAGTGATCACTGATTCGGAAGGTAAAATAGAATTCGTCAACCGGCAATTCACAGTACAAACCCAGTATACACTTGAAGAGGTGTCAGGAAAAAGTCCCAGGATTTTTAACCGTGGTCATATACCGGATGATGAATATGATCAAATGTGGAATATGCTTAAAGCTGGTGAAAGGTGGCAATTAGAATATAATAACCGGAAAAAGGACGGCACCTTTTACTGGGAGAGTCTTAATATTTCTCCGTTGTTGGATCATCAGGGAAAAATTGCCAATTATATTCTTGTAACTGAAGATATTTCAGCGAAAATATTCATGCTTCAGAACCTGATGGAGTCAAAGGAAATTGCTGAACTAAATGAAAAAAGATATCGCTCCCTGTTTGAAAATCTGATAGAGGGTTTTTCTCTCTGCAAAATGATATTTGAAGATGACATTCCGGTGGATTTCGTGTACCTGGAGGTAAATCATTCTTTTGAAAATCTGACAGGTCTTAAAAATGTAATCGGTAAAAGGGTTTCCGAAGTAATCCCGCGAATAAGAGAATCTGATTCCCGGCTTTTTGAGATCTATGGACGAGTTGTAAAAACCGGTAAACATGAACGGTTTGAAATGTATGTTGAAAGTTTGAAGGAATGGTTTTCGGTTTCCGTTTATAGTCCGGAGAAGGATTATTTTGTTACTGTTTTTGATGTCATTACCCAAAGAAAGAATACTGAAGAAATTCTGATCCATGCAAAAGAAAAGGCTGAAGAAAGTGATCGTTTGAAAACAGCCTTTCTGCATAATATATCCCATGAGATCAGGACTCCTCTGAATGCCATAATAGGCTTTTCCTCCCTGCTGGCGAATTCAGATTTTCAGCAGGAAAAGAAAGACGAATTCATGAATATTATTGATGCCAGTAATAACCAATTGCTTGCCATCATATCGGGAATTCTTTCTCTTTCCACGCTGGAGGCGGGCCAGGAAAAGTATATAGAGCAGGAAACGAACCTAAATGAAATTGTAGCCACTGTCTTCAACCAGTTTAATGTTGGTCATAATAATCCGGCCGTGAAATTAAGCTATAAGACAGCACTACTCAGCAGGGAGTCAGTCGTTCTGACTGATCCGGTTAAGCTCATGCAGATTATGGTCAACCTGGTTGGTAACGCGTTGAAATTTACAGCGCAGGGAGAAGTACAATTTGGCTATGAGGTAAATATGGATATTATTGAATTTTTTGTAAAAGATACCGGGATCGGAATACCCGAGGAAGATCATGTAAGGATATTTGAAAGATTCAGGCAACTCGACAATTCGGCTACCCGAAAATTCGGCGGGATCGGATTAGGCTTAGCGTTATCGAAAGGATATATCGAATTGCTTGGAGGCAGTGTAACCCTTGAATCCAAACCGGGGAATGGATCACTTTTCAGATTTACGATACCGTTTAAGCCTGTAAAAGACTTTCAGGTGATTGATGGCGTTAATGAGAATTCCGATTCCGAATTAGCGGCTTTTCAAAGCAAATCTATACTGGTTGTTGAAGACGACTTTAACAGCTACCTGTTAATAGAAAACTTTCTGGAATCCCTGACCCATAATATAATTCATGCGGAAAACGGGCAGGTTGCCGTCAGATTGCTTGAAAAGCGTGAATTGCCTGTCCTGGTGTTGCTGGATATCATGATGCCTGTAATGAACGGCATGGATACCATAGGAATTATAAAGAAACATTATCCGGAACTTCCGGTTATAGCGGTTACTGCATATGCCAACGAAGAGGATTTGCAGGAAATTAAAGATGCAGGTTTTGATGATTATGTTTCAAAACCCATTCGCCGGCAGGTTCTTATGAATAAGATCAGGAAGTATTTGGAATAA
- a CDS encoding YciI family protein, giving the protein MEKKYFVLYLLPSRPDFAETMTDEERAVMMKHVEYWTEIMNQGKVLAFGPVMDPEAVYGLGIISVESEEEVKEFITNDPASRINRYQYFPMRAIVPGKP; this is encoded by the coding sequence ATGGAGAAAAAATATTTTGTTCTGTACCTGCTGCCATCAAGGCCTGATTTTGCAGAAACAATGACCGATGAAGAGAGAGCTGTTATGATGAAACATGTTGAATACTGGACTGAAATCATGAACCAGGGCAAGGTCCTTGCCTTTGGTCCGGTAATGGATCCGGAAGCGGTTTACGGACTGGGCATTATTTCGGTTGAAAGCGAAGAGGAAGTTAAAGAATTTATCACAAACGATCCTGCTTCCAGAATTAACCGGTATCAATACTTCCCGATGAGGGCTATTGTGCCAGGGAAACCATAA
- a CDS encoding GyrI-like domain-containing protein, with protein MKHEWKTAEKQYYSPKNKPELVTLPAFKFFTVTGKGNPNDEFFGEYISVLYALSYAIKMSPKKGIAPAGYFDYTVYPLEGVWDLTEEGKKSYNGTIDKNELVFTLMIRQPDFVDDTYAALTLERTKKTKPHKLLDAVKFEIITEGPCIQMLHLGSYDSEPASFALMEQFAEKEKLKRLCKTHREIYLSDARKVATEKLRTILRFKLY; from the coding sequence ATGAAACACGAATGGAAAACGGCTGAAAAACAGTATTATTCACCGAAAAACAAACCCGAACTGGTTACCCTGCCGGCATTTAAGTTTTTCACTGTTACCGGAAAAGGAAATCCTAACGATGAATTCTTCGGCGAATACATTTCGGTTCTCTATGCCCTCTCCTACGCCATCAAAATGAGCCCTAAAAAAGGAATTGCTCCTGCAGGCTATTTCGATTATACCGTGTATCCACTTGAAGGGGTGTGGGACCTTACCGAAGAAGGCAAGAAATCATACAACGGTACAATTGATAAGAATGAGCTCGTTTTCACACTCATGATCCGCCAACCCGATTTTGTGGATGATACCTATGCAGCCCTGACTCTCGAAAGAACCAAAAAAACAAAGCCTCATAAATTACTGGATGCTGTTAAATTCGAAATTATCACCGAAGGTCCGTGCATCCAGATGCTCCACCTGGGCAGTTACGACAGCGAACCGGCTTCCTTTGCCCTTATGGAACAATTTGCTGAAAAGGAAAAACTCAAAAGACTTTGTAAAACTCACAGGGAAATATACCTCAGCGACGCAAGAAAGGTGGCAACGGAGAAGCTGAGAACAATACTGCGGTTTAAATTATACTAA
- a CDS encoding DUF4142 domain-containing protein: MRKKNWLTYLLIPALVVAISCNKDDDNDNNNNNNGNGNSNGKNESVIKQIGASNLAEITLGQLATLKGGDTLVKAFGAMMVRDHQKSQSDLDSLANGRNIDLPVNLDTVNGALRDSLTALNGGDFDKSYIKSQIMAHTKVKNMFQAIKDSTQDASLKSYVNMYLPDINEHLAKADSIAMALGIDTTGMGNDTTGVGNDTTGVGNDTTGVGNDTTGVGNDTTGVGNDTTGTGNDTSNVGTDSSVLNMYIRRR, translated from the coding sequence ATGAGAAAGAAAAATTGGCTGACGTATCTGTTAATACCCGCACTGGTAGTGGCGATTTCCTGTAATAAGGATGATGATAATGATAACAATAACAACAACAACGGCAACGGGAATTCGAATGGAAAAAATGAAAGCGTGATCAAACAGATTGGTGCATCAAATCTGGCTGAGATAACCCTTGGCCAGCTTGCTACTCTTAAGGGAGGTGATACACTCGTTAAAGCGTTCGGAGCAATGATGGTAAGAGATCATCAGAAATCACAAAGTGATTTGGATTCTTTGGCTAACGGCAGAAATATTGATCTCCCGGTTAATCTTGACACGGTTAACGGTGCTTTACGGGATAGCCTGACAGCGCTGAATGGTGGTGATTTCGACAAGAGTTACATTAAAAGTCAGATTATGGCTCACACCAAAGTCAAAAACATGTTTCAGGCTATTAAGGACAGCACACAGGATGCCAGTCTGAAAAGCTATGTGAACATGTATCTTCCGGATATTAACGAACATCTTGCCAAAGCTGACAGCATTGCAATGGCACTTGGTATTGATACTACCGGTATGGGTAATGATACCACAGGTGTTGGAAATGACACAACAGGTGTTGGTAATGACACCACAGGTGTTGGTAATGACACAACGGGTGTAGGAAATGACACAACCGGAGTAGGGAATGATACTACAGGTACGGGCAATGACACAAGTAATGTAGGAACTGATTCTTCGGTATTGAATATGTATATAAGAAGAAGGTAA
- a CDS encoding PAS domain-containing protein, with amino-acid sequence MNRSAEDNAMIAPKKLLMVVFNPRSWSIKWKARFNFLIRAIVAIGLLLLLVNLLQRRIVLREAADKLSLLSQTKSQYIDDYFEGLTRQLRVFASDARNVDAFTQFNESFLNIENDNYLSSSVTGLDRLNTLVEGYYKTEIAGALDIENATNVKALLPNDTKQRIFQYLYIAANPKPFGLKGAMNKAEDGSTYSSVHATVHPEMISFARQAGVSDILFVDYKTGYVIYSLKKNLDFATNLFEGPYKNSGLGMAFKNAVALQQSGEIAYTDASVYAPSLYKSESFISTPVFSGSQLLGAIVFAVDDNTLDRLVAYDHETTGTTASLKSIIIGTDFLYRNNDPQYATNKEKYTARLKKHSSVSQMAADVKRYGSTSMVQGVDPETFSKLIRGEQGLINYRTETGEEVLCSYIPLHIGDLNWMLLTQVDQSDALASLHRFMVILVFITLGIALILAYLSGMINKSITGRLAKIKNTVASLTRGESIDTLNLDSEDEIGFISNSVDILNERLKNTASYINELSKGNIDEPFPVSGEKDEYGHTLNKVRESLIMRRLDEEKRAIEDEIRNWTTQGIAMFNDILRMDTGDLEKLSLNIIRNIVQYLSANQGGLFLTEEYDEGRQHLKLVAAYAYDRVKYLNKIVEAGDGLIGNCLLEKKTILTNKLPADYMNITSGLGGSKAKCLLIVPLKKDEEVLGVLEVASFEDFKPHEVEFLEKIAESIAAALITVKLHLQTTQYLERFQQQTEEMKAQDEELRQNIEELQATHEQMERLKEEENERNQKIMKEMEDYRKLLISLINEIPEKIFLKDDEGRFVIANKPVADNYGRTVDEILGKSDFDFYPREEAEEYHRQEMDIIRSGKSQSYEEGDPSRYDGLIVRTVKKPFYIEHLGVTGLFGVQFDISDIKHKEFEATKMADEIKAKQKEIEEASVELMKEKALLDALLTSVPEHIYFKDKESRFLRFSKSMMKLFKVDKPEDLMGKSDFDFFSKEHAQPAYDGEQTIIRTGKAIIDLEEKNLMPDGSYTWVNTTKMPLRNANGEIIGTFGISKDITKIKRLQQDAIENAEELKAQEEELRQNLEEMQATQEDLRYQLEMNEKIQEDLNKEKALMDALMDNVPECIYFKDKDSKFIRFSNSMLTLFGLNKKEELLGKSDFDFFSDEHARPAFEDEQKIIRTGKAIIDLEEKEVLADGRFNWVNTTKMPLRDTEGNVIGTFGISKNISKIKNMEMDALEMTKAIEKNRKLLIDVLNKVPAKVFLKDENGKFIVVNDAVASVYNKRAEQIIGTSDYDNHPDEDVDSWRKQELEIIKKGETTYIHKENQQGKIRYLNTMKCPFVLATTGETGLLGIQVDVTDLKILEEEVQKLKTEIKKKV; translated from the coding sequence ATGAACAGGTCAGCAGAAGACAATGCCATGATTGCACCAAAAAAGCTTTTGATGGTTGTTTTTAATCCGCGAAGCTGGAGCATCAAATGGAAAGCAAGGTTTAACTTTCTGATCAGAGCGATAGTAGCCATTGGACTGCTCCTTCTTTTGGTAAACCTGCTGCAGCGAAGAATTGTACTTCGCGAAGCGGCTGACAAGCTTTCGTTACTGTCACAAACGAAATCACAATATATTGATGATTATTTCGAAGGCCTTACCCGGCAATTGAGAGTGTTTGCCTCCGATGCCCGCAATGTTGACGCTTTCACCCAGTTTAATGAATCCTTCCTGAATATTGAAAACGATAACTACCTTTCTTCTTCAGTTACCGGTCTTGACCGGCTCAATACCCTTGTTGAAGGGTATTATAAGACTGAAATTGCCGGTGCGCTTGATATAGAGAATGCAACCAATGTGAAAGCGCTTCTTCCCAATGATACAAAACAGCGAATATTTCAGTATTTATATATTGCGGCCAATCCCAAACCTTTTGGTTTGAAAGGCGCTATGAATAAAGCCGAGGATGGAAGCACCTACAGTTCGGTTCATGCTACCGTTCATCCTGAAATGATCAGTTTTGCCCGCCAGGCAGGGGTTTCGGATATCCTGTTTGTCGATTATAAAACCGGGTATGTCATCTACTCACTAAAGAAAAACCTTGATTTTGCGACTAACCTGTTTGAAGGTCCTTATAAAAACAGCGGACTGGGTATGGCATTCAAAAATGCCGTTGCCCTTCAGCAGTCCGGTGAAATTGCCTATACGGATGCATCAGTTTATGCACCCTCTTTGTACAAATCAGAAAGTTTCATTTCAACACCGGTGTTCAGCGGAAGCCAGTTGCTAGGAGCCATTGTATTTGCTGTTGATGACAATACGCTCGACAGGCTCGTGGCCTATGATCATGAAACAACAGGCACCACAGCAAGCCTGAAATCCATTATAATCGGTACAGATTTTCTTTACAGGAACAATGACCCTCAATATGCAACCAACAAAGAAAAATACACTGCAAGGCTTAAAAAGCATTCCTCCGTCTCTCAAATGGCAGCGGATGTGAAACGGTATGGCAGCACATCAATGGTACAGGGTGTTGATCCCGAAACTTTTTCAAAGCTGATCAGGGGTGAGCAGGGTCTTATAAATTACAGGACCGAAACCGGGGAAGAAGTGTTGTGCAGCTATATTCCGCTTCATATAGGCGATCTGAACTGGATGCTTCTCACCCAGGTTGACCAGTCGGATGCACTGGCCTCTCTTCATCGGTTCATGGTAATTCTTGTTTTCATAACCCTTGGCATAGCTCTGATTTTGGCTTATTTGTCAGGAATGATAAATAAGTCAATTACAGGAAGGCTTGCAAAGATTAAAAACACTGTAGCCTCATTGACAAGAGGAGAAAGCATTGATACGCTGAATTTGGATTCAGAAGATGAGATTGGTTTTATCAGCAACTCAGTGGATATTTTGAATGAAAGGCTTAAAAATACAGCATCCTATATTAATGAGCTGAGCAAAGGCAATATTGATGAACCGTTTCCTGTTTCGGGCGAAAAGGATGAGTATGGGCATACTCTCAATAAGGTAAGGGAAAGCCTGATCATGAGGAGGCTTGATGAAGAAAAGCGTGCCATTGAGGATGAAATCCGAAACTGGACAACCCAGGGAATTGCCATGTTCAATGATATTTTGCGTATGGATACGGGTGACCTGGAAAAACTTTCGCTGAATATCATCCGCAATATAGTGCAATATCTTTCAGCCAACCAGGGCGGCTTGTTCCTTACCGAGGAATACGACGAAGGAAGACAGCACCTCAAGCTGGTTGCGGCCTATGCATATGACAGGGTTAAATACCTGAATAAAATTGTAGAAGCAGGTGACGGACTTATCGGAAACTGTCTCCTTGAAAAGAAAACAATACTTACAAATAAGCTTCCTGCCGATTATATGAACATTACGTCAGGTTTGGGCGGATCGAAAGCTAAATGCCTGCTGATCGTTCCGTTGAAAAAAGATGAGGAAGTGCTGGGCGTTCTGGAAGTGGCTTCATTTGAAGATTTCAAACCGCATGAAGTTGAATTCCTTGAGAAAATAGCGGAAAGTATTGCTGCGGCACTGATAACGGTTAAGCTGCATCTCCAAACCACCCAGTACCTCGAAAGGTTCCAGCAGCAGACCGAGGAGATGAAAGCGCAGGATGAAGAGTTAAGGCAGAATATCGAAGAATTACAGGCTACCCATGAGCAGATGGAAAGGCTCAAGGAAGAAGAGAATGAGCGGAATCAGAAGATCATGAAGGAAATGGAAGATTACCGGAAACTGCTGATTTCTCTTATTAATGAAATTCCCGAAAAGATTTTCCTGAAGGATGATGAAGGCCGGTTTGTCATTGCCAATAAGCCTGTTGCTGATAATTACGGCCGTACTGTGGATGAAATCCTCGGGAAATCCGACTTTGATTTTTACCCCCGTGAAGAGGCTGAGGAATACCACAGGCAGGAAATGGACATCATCAGGTCGGGCAAGAGCCAGAGCTATGAAGAAGGGGATCCGTCGCGTTATGATGGGCTTATAGTGAGGACAGTTAAAAAGCCGTTCTATATTGAACACCTGGGTGTTACAGGCTTGTTCGGAGTGCAATTCGACATTTCGGATATCAAGCATAAAGAATTTGAAGCCACGAAAATGGCTGACGAAATAAAAGCCAAGCAAAAGGAAATTGAAGAGGCAAGCGTAGAGCTGATGAAAGAAAAGGCCCTCCTCGATGCCTTATTGACAAGTGTTCCCGAGCACATTTATTTCAAGGATAAAGAGAGCCGTTTCCTCCGTTTCAGCAAATCGATGATGAAACTGTTCAAGGTGGATAAACCGGAAGACCTGATGGGCAAATCGGACTTCGACTTTTTCTCAAAAGAACATGCACAGCCCGCTTATGACGGTGAACAAACCATCATAAGAACCGGTAAAGCAATTATCGACCTGGAAGAGAAAAACCTCATGCCCGACGGAAGCTATACATGGGTTAACACAACAAAAATGCCGTTACGCAATGCAAATGGTGAAATTATTGGAACTTTCGGGATCAGCAAGGATATCACGAAAATCAAACGACTGCAGCAGGATGCTATTGAAAACGCTGAAGAACTGAAGGCTCAGGAAGAGGAACTGAGGCAGAACCTGGAGGAAATGCAGGCCACACAGGAAGACCTGAGGTACCAGCTTGAGATGAATGAGAAAATTCAGGAAGATCTGAATAAAGAAAAGGCATTAATGGATGCCCTGATGGATAATGTTCCTGAATGTATTTATTTCAAAGATAAGGACAGCAAATTCATTCGTTTCAGTAATTCGATGCTGACCCTGTTTGGATTGAATAAAAAGGAAGAACTCTTAGGAAAATCAGATTTTGATTTCTTCTCCGACGAACATGCAAGGCCTGCTTTCGAAGATGAACAGAAAATCATAAGGACCGGAAAGGCTATCATTGATCTGGAAGAAAAGGAAGTTCTGGCCGACGGTCGTTTCAACTGGGTTAACACAACCAAAATGCCATTAAGGGACACCGAAGGAAACGTCATCGGTACATTTGGCATCAGCAAGAACATTTCTAAGATAAAGAACATGGAAATGGATGCGCTTGAAATGACGAAAGCCATAGAAAAGAATCGCAAGCTGCTGATTGATGTTTTGAATAAAGTACCCGCGAAAGTCTTTCTGAAAGATGAAAACGGTAAGTTTATTGTTGTGAATGATGCAGTGGCTTCTGTGTATAACAAGCGGGCAGAGCAGATTATCGGTACAAGCGACTATGATAATCACCCGGATGAGGATGTAGACAGCTGGCGCAAGCAGGAGCTTGAGATCATAAAGAAAGGCGAGACCACTTATATACATAAGGAAAACCAGCAGGGAAAGATTAGGTACCTGAACACTATGAAATGTCCCTTTGTGCTGGCCACGACCGGTGAAACGGGACTTCTTGGCATCCAGGTTGATGTAACCGATCTGAAGATTCTCGAAGAAGAAGTTCAGAAGCTTAAAACAGAAATTAAAAAGAAAGTTTGA
- a CDS encoding tetratricopeptide repeat protein, with the protein MSKKIEQQNPGGFQSVENALSRTEQYIEENQKSLTIIILAILVVVGGYLGYKKFYLEPSNKEALASMYIAENYFEKDSFKLALDGDGQNEGFLNIIDDYGMTKAANLAHYYAGICYMRTGQFEDAIEQLEKFDAEDVMVATVALGAIGDCNMELGNKKEAADFYMKAGARKKNSFTSPIYLKKAGLVLEDLGQYDKAMKAFNLIKKNYPASDEGRVIDKYITELQIKMK; encoded by the coding sequence ATGAGTAAAAAGATTGAACAGCAGAATCCCGGTGGATTTCAAAGCGTTGAAAACGCACTAAGTCGTACAGAACAATATATCGAGGAAAATCAAAAGAGCCTCACCATCATCATTCTTGCCATATTGGTAGTAGTCGGCGGATACCTGGGTTACAAGAAGTTTTATCTTGAGCCTTCCAATAAGGAAGCATTGGCCTCCATGTACATTGCCGAGAACTATTTTGAAAAGGATTCTTTTAAACTTGCCCTTGACGGTGATGGCCAGAATGAAGGCTTTCTGAATATAATTGATGATTACGGCATGACAAAAGCAGCCAACCTGGCCCATTATTATGCCGGTATCTGTTACATGCGCACCGGTCAGTTCGAAGACGCAATCGAACAACTTGAAAAATTCGATGCCGAGGATGTTATGGTAGCCACTGTTGCCCTGGGTGCCATTGGCGACTGCAACATGGAACTTGGCAACAAGAAGGAAGCTGCTGATTTTTACATGAAAGCCGGCGCCAGGAAAAAGAATTCTTTTACTTCACCGATATACCTTAAAAAAGCAGGACTTGTCCTGGAGGACCTTGGCCAGTACGATAAGGCTATGAAAGCTTTTAACCTGATCAAGAAAAACTATCCGGCCAGTGATGAGGGACGTGTAATTGACAAGTATATCACTGAACTTCAAATTAAAATGAAGTAA
- the ribH gene encoding 6,7-dimethyl-8-ribityllumazine synthase yields the protein MATALKNLSSYDPGNIPDAGNMKFGIVVAEWNNEITFSMRDAAINSLIRHGASEENIVIKHVPGSFELTLAAQWLADTEEFDAIICLGCVIQGETRHFDFICDGVTQGITRLNMVYNIPVIFGVLTTHTLEQAKDRSGGKHGNKGDEAAITAIKMVALKKDFE from the coding sequence ATGGCTACCGCTCTTAAAAACCTGTCCTCTTACGATCCCGGAAACATTCCGGATGCCGGAAACATGAAATTCGGCATTGTGGTAGCTGAATGGAACAATGAAATTACCTTTTCCATGCGTGATGCGGCTATTAATTCGCTTATCAGGCATGGCGCTTCAGAAGAAAATATTGTTATAAAACATGTGCCGGGTAGTTTTGAGCTTACCCTGGCGGCACAATGGCTTGCGGATACCGAAGAGTTTGATGCCATCATTTGCCTGGGCTGCGTTATTCAGGGTGAAACCCGTCATTTCGATTTCATTTGTGACGGTGTCACCCAGGGCATTACCCGGCTGAACATGGTTTATAATATTCCGGTTATTTTTGGCGTCCTTACAACCCACACATTGGAACAGGCAAAAGACCGCTCAGGCGGAAAACATGGCAATAAAGGCGACGAAGCTGCCATTACCGCCATTAAAATGGTTGCCCTTAAAAAGGATTTCGAATAG